One Alnus glutinosa chromosome 3, dhAlnGlut1.1, whole genome shotgun sequence genomic region harbors:
- the LOC133862544 gene encoding jasmonoyl--L-amino acid synthetase JAR4 codes for MLEKMEEFNQEKVIEEFEATTKDAERVQTETLKKILEENGSAEYLQNLGLNGRTDPESFKNCVPLVTHKELEQYIQRIADGDSSPILTGKPITTISLSSGTTQGRPKFVPFNDELMESTMQIYRTSFAFRNKEFPLGNGKSLQFIYSSKQFKTKGGLAAGTATTNLFRNPQFKTTMKAIQFQPCSPDEVIFGPDFHQSLYCHLLCGLIFRDEVEFVFSTFAHSIIHAFRTFEHVWEELCTDIRDGVLSSRVTVPSVRAAMSKLLKPNPELAELIYEKCSGLSNWYRLVPELFPNAKYIYGIMTGSMEPYLKKLRHYAGELPLLGADYGSSEGWLGANVNPKLPPELATFSVLPNIGFFEFIPLRENIEDQEPNFLSVEPRPVGLTEVKIGEEYEIILTTFAGLYRYRLGDVVKVMGFHNSTPELKFVCRRNLLLTVNIDKTTEKDLQIAVEEAGKELGEDKLEVVDFTSHVDSSTDPAHYVVFWEISGEASEEVLQECCNCLDRSFLDAGYVSSRKVSTIGALELRVVRRGTFQKLLDHCLASGGAVSQFKTPRCIGQANKLVLQILCDNVVKSYFSAAF; via the exons ATGTTAGAGAAGATGGAAGAATTTAACCAGGAGAAGGTGATAGAGGAATTTGAAGCAACAACGAAGGATGCTGAGAGGGTTCAGACAGAGACCCTCAAGAAGATTCTGGAAGAAAATGGATCAGCGGAGTACTTGCAGAATCTTGGTCTCAATGGAAGAACCGATCCTGAGAGCTTCAAGAATTGTGTTCCCCTTGTCACTCATAAGGAATTGGAACAATACATTCAGAGAATTGCAGATGGCGACTCTTCTCCCATTCTCACTGGGAAACCAATCACAACCATCTCATTAAG TTCTGGCACTACTCAGGGAAGGCCAAAGTTCGTACCCTTCAATGACGAATTGATGGAATCCACCATGCAGATATATCGGACttcttttgcttttagaaaCAA AGAATTTCCTCTTGGGAATGGAAAGTCTTTACAGTTTATTTACAGCAGCAAGCAGTTCAAAACAAAAGGGGGTCTAGCAGCTGGAACTGCTACTACCAATCTCTTCCGTAATCCACAATTCAAAACGACAATGAAGGCAATTCAGTTCCAACCCTGCAGCCCTGATGAAGTAATTTTTGGTCCTGATTTCCACCAGTCCTTATACTGCCATCTCTTATGTGGGCTGATTTTTCGGGATGAAGTTGAATTTGTATTCTCCACTTTTGCCCATAGCATCATTCATGCATTCAGAACCTTTGAACATGTTTGGGAAGAACTTTGCACTGATATTAGGGATGGGGTCCTCAGCAGTCGAGTTACTGTCCCATCCGTCCGAGCAGCTATGTCAAAACTGCTCAAACCAAACCCTGAATTGGCCGAGTTGATTTATGAAAAGTGTTCGGGTTTGAGTAATTGGTATCGATTAGTGCCGGAACTTTTTCCTAATGCAAAATATATTTATGGGATTATGACCGGATCAATGGAGccttatttgaaaaaattgaggcACTATGCAGGGGAGCTGCCTCTCTTAGGTGCTGATTATGGGTCCTCTGAAGGATGGCTTGGAGCAAATGTTAATCCAAAATTGCCACCTGAGTTGGCCACTTTTTCCGTTCTTCCTAATATTGGATTTTTTGAATTCATCCCATTGAGGGAGAATATTGAGGATCAGGAGCCCAATTTCCTCTCTGTGGAGCCAAGGCCAGTGGGTTTAACTGAAGTCAAGATTGGTGAAGAATATGAGATCATTCTCACCACTTTCGCAG GTCTGTACCGGTATAGGTTAGGAGATGTAGTAAAGGTGATGGGCTTCCATAACTCCACCCCGGAACTTAAATTTGTCTGCCGGAGGAACCTTCTGCTTACCGTCAACATTGACAAGACGACTGAGAAGGATCTACAGATTGCTGTGGAAGAAGCAGGCAAGGAATTGGGTGAAGACAAACTAGAAGTTGTTGATTTCACTAGCCATGTTGACTCATCCACAGATCCTGCTCACTATGTTGTGTTTTGGGAAATAAGTGGTGAGGCAAGCGAGGAGGTTCTTCAGGAATGCTGCAACTGCTTGGATAGGTCTTTTCTGGATGCAGGCTATGTTAGCTCACGCAAGGTGAGCACCATAGGGGCGCTCGAGCTCCGAGTCGTTCGGAGAGGAACTTTCCAGAAGCTTCTAGATCATTGTCTAGCATCAGGAGGTGCTGTTAGCCAGTTTAAAACGCCACGATGCATAGGGCAGGCCAACAAATTGGTGCTGCAAATCTTGTGTGACAACGTTGTTAAGAGCTACTTCAGTGCTGCTTTCTAg